Within Enterobacter sp. RHBSTW-00175, the genomic segment GCAGGCGTGGACCCGCAGTGGCGCGCTGCAAGAGCAGGTGGCGAACAAAATGCAGGAGTGGTTCGAGTCTGGTTTGCAGCAGTGGGATATCTCCCGCGATGCACCATACTTCGGCTTCGAAATCCCGAACGCACCGGGCAAATATTTCTACGTCTGGCTTGACGCGCCAATCGGCTACATGGGCTCCTTCAAGAACCTGTGCGACAAGCGCGGCGACACCGTCAGCTTTGACGAATACTGGAAGAAAGACTCCGATGCCGAGCTGTATCACTTCATCGGCAAAGACATCGTTTACTTCCACAGCCTGTTCTGGCCGGCAATGCTGGAAGGCAGCAACTTCCGCAAGCCGACCAACCTGTTCGTACACGGCTATGTGACGGTCAACGGCGCGAAGATGTCCAAATCTCGCGGCACCTTCATTAAAGCCAGCACCTGGCTGAACCACTTCGACGCGGACAGCCTGCGTTATTACTACACCGCGAAACTCTCTTCACGCATCGACGATATCGACCTGAACCTGGAAGATTTCGTGCAGCGCGTGAACGCAGACATCGTGAACAAAGTGGTCAACCTGGCTTCCCGTAACGCAGGTTTTATTGCCAAGCGTTTCGACGGCGTGATGGCAGCTGAACTGGCCGACCCGGCCCTGTACAAAACCTTCACCGACGCAGCTGCCACCATTGGCGACGCGTGGGAAGCACGTGAGTTCGGTAAAGCCGTGCGTGAAATTATGGCGCTGGCAGATCTGGCTAACCGCTATGTGGATGAGCAGGCTCCGTGGGTCGTGGCGAAGCAGGAAGGCCGTGATGCCGATTTGCAGGCCATCTGCTCTATGGGGATCAACCTGTTCCGCGTTCTGATGACGTATCTGAAGCCGGTTCTGCCACAGCTTGCTGCCCGTGCAGAAGCGTTCCTGAACACTGAACTGACCTGGGATGCGATCGCTCAGCCGCTGCTCAGCCACAAAGTGAACACCTTCAAGGCGCTGTATAACCGCATCGAGATGAAACAGGTTGAAGCGCTGGTTGAAGCCTCTAAAGAAGAAGTGAAAGCCGCTGCTGCACCGGTCACCGGCCCGCTGGCTGACGATCCGATTCAGGAAACCATCACCTTTGATGATTTCGCGAAAGTTGACCTGCGCGTAGCGCTGATTGAAAACGCGGAATTTGTGGATGGCTCCGATAAACTGCTGCGTCTGACGCTGGATCTGGGCGGCGAGAAGCGTAACGTCTTCTCTGGTATCCGTTCTGCGTATCCTGATCCGCAGGTACTGATTGGTCGTCAGACCGTCATGGTTGCTAACCTGGCACCGCGTAAAATGCGCTTTGGTATTTCTGAAGGCATGGTGATGGCCGCAGGTCCTGGCGGGAAAGATATCTTCCTGTTAAGCCCTGATGAAGGCGCGAAACCTGGTCAGCAGGTGAAATAATAAAAAAGCCGGAGATCATCTCCGGCTTTTTTTTAGCTTTTTTGCCGGGTGGCGACTCCGCTTTACCCGGTCTGCAACCTACGCTTTTTTGGCGTGCTCGCGTACCGTCAACCCGCGTAAAAAATAACGCATAAACTGGTCGCCACACTCGCGGTAATTTTTATGGTCCGGGGCGCGCATCATCGCGGTGATTTCCGGCATCGACACGCGGAATTTCTGCTCGGTCATGATCGCCAGAATATCGTCGGTTTTCAGTGAAAACGCGATACGCAGCTTTTTCAGCACCGTGTTGTTGTTCACACGACGCTCCAGCGCCAGCTCCGGCGCAGATTCATCTTTGCCGCGCTTATGATAGATAAGGCCGTTCAGGAAACCAGACAGAATGATGTCCGGGCAACGCACAAAGCCCTCTTCATCTTCTTTGGTCATCCAGGTGTCGAAACCGGCTGACGTGGATTCCATATCGGCCAGCGTAAGAATACGCACCATATCGTTGTTGTTTGCTTTCAGGGTGTAGCGCAGGCTACGGAGTATATCGTTACTGAGCATAGAGCCTTCGAATGTCGATGATGCAATGGCGCGCAGTGTACCAGTTTTACAGGCCAATCGCCTCTTTCAAACTTTTCAGATAGCGACGGCTCACCGGTACGGTCTGTCCTGCGCGCAATACCAGCTCAGCCTGGCCGTTATCCTCCAGGCGGATCTCTTTCAGGTGCGCCATGTTAACCAGGTACTGACGATGGCAGCGAATCAACGGCGTGCGGCTTTCCAGCGTGCGCAGGGTCAGCTCGGTAAAGCCTTCGTTACCTTCGGCGCTGGTGACAAACACGCCGCTCATGCGGCTACTGACAAAAGCCACATCGTCCATTTGCAGCAGATAAATTCGGCTGTGACCGGTACAGGGAATAAACTTCAGCGGCTGCTGATTTTCCGGTAACAGGGTAACATCCTGCACGGTACGCTCCTGGCGCAGGAGGATGAGCGTCTTTTCCAGTCTTTTTTCTTCTATCGGTTTAAGCAGATAATCAAAGGCATGTTCTTCAAAAGCTTTCACGGCGTATTCGTCAAACGCCGTCAAAAACACAATATACGGGCGGTGTTCCGGGTCGAGCATCCCGACCATCTCCAGCCCGCTGATGCGCGGCATCTGGATATCCAGAAACAGCACGTCCGGGCGCAGTTTATGTACGGCCCCAATTGCTTCTATAGCGTTAGCACACTCACCAACGATCTCGATATCGCTTTGCTCCTGCAACAGAATGCGCAGGTTTTCCCGTGCTAACGGCTCATCATCAACAATCAGCACTTTCAACATGCGTTTTCCTCCAGCGGTAATCGTAAGGTAATGCGGGTAAATCGGTCCGGCTCACAGGCGACGGTAATGCCGCACGCATCGCCGAAGTGAGCGCGCAGGCGTTTATCCACCAGGCTCATCCCTAATCCGCCCGAGGCGGTTGGCTGGTAGAGCCCGGCGTTATCTTCAATATCCAGCACCAGATGGTGATTAAAACAGCTGGCCGATATGGTTATCTCCCCGATGCCCAGCAGCTGCGACGTGCCGTGTTTGATGGCATTTTCCACGATAGGTTGCAGGGTAAAGGCCGGAAGATGCTGATACGCCAGCTCGTCCGGCACGGATAACGACACATGCAGCCGCGACTGAAAACGCGCTTGCTCGATTTGCAGATAAGCGTTCACATGCTCAATTTCATCGGCCAGGGTAACAATTTCCGAAGGGCGTTTGAGGTTCTTACGGAAAAATGTCGATAAATACTGCACCAGCTGCGCGGCCTGGTCGCTGTCACGGCGAATAACCGCTTTTAGCGTATTCAGGGCGTTAAACAGGAAGTGCGGGTTCACCTGCGCATGAAGAAGTTTGATCTCCGACTGGGTTAAGAGCGCTTTTTGTCGCTCATATTGCCCGGCCAGGATCTGCGCCGAAAGCAGCTGCGCAATCCCCTCACCCAGCGTGCGGTTGATTGAGCTGAACAGCCGGTTTTTTGCCTCGTACAACTTGATGGTTCCCATCACATGCTGGTTTTCCCCACGCAGCGGGATCACCAGAGTAGAACCGAGTTTGCAGTGAGGATGCAGCGAACAGCGGTATGGCACCTCGTTACCGTCGGCATACACCACTTCACCGGTTTCAATGGCACGTAGCGTATAGGTGGACGAAATCGGTTTGCCTGGCAGGTGATGGTCATCCCCTGTTCCGGTAAACGCCAGCAGCCGCTCGCGGTCGGTTATCGCCACCGCGCCAATATCCAGTTCTTTATAAAGAACCTGCGCCACCTTCATGCTGTTTTCTTCGTTAAACCCCTGGCGCAGAATGCCTTCCGTAGAAGCGGCAACCTTCAGAGCGGTAGCGGAAAACGCCGAGGTGTATTTCTCAAACATGGCGCGCTTGTCCAGCAGGATGCGCATAAAGAGCGCCGCGCCCACGGTATTCGTCACCATCATTGGGGCGGCGATGCTGTTCACCAGATGCAGCGCATCCTCAAACGGGCGGGCAATCAGCAGAATAATTGCCATCTGCGCCATTTCTGCGACAAACGTAATCGCACCCGCGGTAATGGGGCTAAAGACTTTATCCGGGCGACCGCGCTTAATCATGTAGCTGTGAACCAGGCCGCCGAGCAGCCCTTCGACGATCGTCGAGATCATGCAGCTTAGCGCCGTCATGCCGCCCATCGAATAACGATGCAGGCCACCAGTTAACCCGACAAGGCCGCCAACAACAGGCCCCCCGAGCAGCCCGCCCATCACCGCACCGATGGCGCGCGTATTGGCGATTGAATCTTCGATATGGAGACCAAAGTAAGTCCCCATAATGCAGAAAATAGAGAAGGTAACGTAACAGAGCAGCTTGTGCGGCAGGCGTACGGTAACTTGCATCAACGGGATAAACAGGCGCGTTTTACTCATCAACCAGGCGATGACAAGGAAAACACACATCTGCTGAAGCAGCAGCAACACCAGGTTAAACTCGTACATACTTGCAAACCGCACGTTCTAAAAACGCGTAACATACACTGATGTGGTTAAACTTTCTTTGAAGCGTACCGAAAAAGGTGTAATTCGTGTTCGATATCACATCTTTTGCTGAATATAACGTTACCTTCGCATTCTTTGTTCAAAAAGTCGCCAATCCTTCCTGGTTCACCATTCTGGGTCTACAGTTAAGCTGGGGACGCGTAAGCCAGGGGGCGAATATGGCGCTTTACACAATAGGTGAAGTGGCACTCCTTTGTGATATCAATCCCGTTACTCTACGGGCTTGGCAACGACGATACGGATTACTTAAACCGCAGAGAACAGACGGTGGTCATCGCCTGTTTAATGATGCGGATATCGATCGGATCCGCGAGATCAAAAGCTGGATCGACAACGGTGTTCAGGTAGGGAAAGTTAAATCGTTACTCAGCCAGGACGATCCTGACACACAACATATCTGGCGCGAACAACAAGAAACCCTGCTGCGACTGTTGCAGGCGGGGAATCTGCAACGCCTGCGTGCGTGGATTAAAGAGCAAGGGCGCGACTACCCTGCGCAAACCCTGATTACCCATCTTTTTATTCCATTACGCCGCCGTCTTCAGTGCCAGCAGTCCACCTTGCAGGCGCTGCTGAGTATGCTTGATGGCGTACTCATCAATTACATTTCCGTTTGCCTTGCCTCGGCAAGGAACAAAAACGGAAAAGATGCGCTGGTCGTTGGCTGGAATGTGCATGATACCACCCGTCTGTGGCTGGAAGCGTGGATAGCCACACAGCAGGGCTGGCGCGTGGATGTACTGGCGCATTCTCTGGCCCAGCTTCGGCCCGAATTCTTTGACGGACAGACGCTACTGGTCTGGTGTGGCGAAGTCCCGACAGCCTCACAGCAACAGCTGCTGACGGAGTGGCGCGAGCACGGCTACCCGGTTTATTCGCTCGGTCCGAATGAGTCGTAACGGCATTTAATGGTTCATTAACAGCTACGCTTCACCGTATAATTGCTCCGTTAACAACAGGAGCACATTTATGAAGGCAACTAAACTGGCCGTGATCACCCTTTTCGTCCTGATGGCCGTCAGCGGGATCGGCGGTGTTATGCTGGCAGGTTACTCGTTTATTGTTCGCGGCGGTGTCGGCTGAGGTAATTCGCCAGACGCTCGAAACCGCGGTCAACCACAATGGCCGCGAGCGCAACCAGCACTGCCCCCTGAACGATATAGGCCGTATTAAATCCGCTTAGGCCGATAATGATCGGCGTGCCCAGGGTGTTTGCCCCTACCGTGGAGGCAATGGTCGCAGTGCCGATGTTAATAATTACGGATGTGCGGATCCCCGCAATAATGACCGGGGCGGCCAACGGCAGCTCAACATTGCGAAGCCGCTGCCAGGCGCTCATTCCCATCCCTTCTGCCACACTCATCACCGATGCGGGCACGGCCGAAATCCCTGCTAGCGTCCCCTGCAATATGGGCAGCACGCCATATAAAATCAGGGCAATTATCGCAGGCTCCTGACCAAAACCTATCACCGGGACGGCGATCGCCAGCACGGCTACGGGCGGAAATGTCTGGCCGATGGCGGCAATGGTTTCAACCAGCGGGCGAAACTCCCGGCCCGAAGGCCGTGTGACCACAATCCCGGCGCCCACGCCAAGCACAATGGCCAGCACACTGGAAACCGCCACCAGCCAGAAGTGCGCCAGCGTCAGATTAATAAAACTTTCCTGCTGGTAGACCGGGCGCGGCAGCCCGGGAAAAAGCGCGCTGAATACCCTGGCGCTGTGCGGCATCAGGATTAACAGTGCGGCAAAAACCAGCACCAGCCAGATAAGCGGATCACGCACCCACTTCACGCGCCACCTCCCCCACCAGCAGATCGCGAAAATAGAGCGTGCCACAGAGTTTGCCCTGCACGTCCGCCACTGGCAGAACGTCACACTGCCGGGCAACAAAAGCCGATAGCGCATCGCGCAGGCTCATGTGCTCCAGCAACGGTTCGCCACCAGTTTGCGTCTCCTGCCGATGCATCGCCTCCCCGACGGTTCGCAGCGAAAGCAGGCGCACGCCCAGTTCACTACGGCCAAAAAACTCACGCACAAAATCGTTCGCCGGGCGCGTGAGGATCTCAAGCGGCGTGCCCTGCTGAATGACCTCGCCGTTGTCCATCAGTATCAGCCGGTCGGCTAGCTGAAGCGCCTCGTCAATATCGTGGGTCACAAGGATTATCGTGCGCCCCAGAATACGATGAATACGGGTCATCTCCGCCTGCAATGCGCTACGCGTCACCGGATCCAGCGCACCGAAAGGTTCATCCATCAACAGCACCTGCGGATTGGTAGCCAGCGCCCGCGCCACGCCAACCCGCTGCTGCTGCCCGCCGGAAAGCTGATGCGGATAACGGTCACGCAGGACAGGCTCTAACCCCAGCAGCGCCATCAGCTCATCCACACGCGCATTGATTTTTTGCCGTGTCCATTTTTCCAGCTGCGGTACGGTGGCGATGTTCTGCGCCACCGTCCAGTGCGGAAACAGGCCAATAGACTGGATGGCGTATCCCATTCGTCTGCGAAGCTCTAGCACCGGCAGGCTGCGGATCTCTTCACCGGCAAAACGGATCAGGCCGCTGTCGTGCTCCACCAGCCGGTTGATCATCTTAAGCGTGGTGGATTTTCCCGAACCCGAGGTGCCTATCAGCACGGAAAAGGCCCCCTCCTCAAAATGCAGATTCAGATGGCTTACCGCCGGACGCCCCGCAAAGGTTTTACTTACATCGTGGAATTCAATCATTCTCCCTCCCCCTGAGCAGCGCGAGCCATAGGGCAAACAGCGCATCCACCACCACCGCCAGGGCAATCGCCGGAACAACACCCAGCAGCACTAAATCCAGTGCGCTGCTGAGCAAGCCCTGGAATACCAGTGCGCCAAACCCGCCTGCGCCAATCAACGCCGCGATCACCGCCATCCCTACCGTCTGCACGGCCACCACCCGCAGGCTGCGCAGCAGCAGCGGTAACGCGATGGGCAGTTGTATCTTCCAGAAGCACTGGCGCGTGCTCATTCCCATCGCCTGCGCGCTTTCCAGCACATTCGGTGCAACCTGGCTTAGCCCCGCCACCACACCGCGAACCAGCGGCAAGAGCGCGTACAGCACCAGCGCAATCAGTGCAGGGGTTAATCCCGTACCGGCGATACCGAGTGAAGCAAGCAGCGGGAATGATTTGACCAGGCCTGCCAGCGGCGCAATCAACAGGCCAAACAGCGCCACGGACGGGATAGTCTGAATGACGTTCAGCAGTGCAAAGACCGCGCCCTGCCGCGCGGGATGGCGATAACACCATATCCCCAACGGCAACCCCAGCAGCAGCGCCGGGAACAGCGTCCCGAACAAGATGGTCAGATGCTGGGCCAGGGCATCATCAAAGATGTCCTGGCGGTTGGCATACTCTTTTAACAATGAGAGGTTATCCAGCGCACCGCTGAACAGCAGCAATAGCGGGATAGACCAGATCTGCGCATTTAGCACCCAGCGCCAGACGGCGTGCGGCGTAAGACGCCGAATGGCATCACTGCTTGCCAGCAGACAGAGCGCAAGCCACAGCCACAGGCCGCTCCCCACAGAGGTTCGCGCCAGCGGGCTTTCGGCAGAAACCATCTGCGTTGCCGCAAGGCCTGCGCCCCAGAACAACACAATAAACAGCGCTTCGCAGAGGATAAGCGTCAGCCACTGGGCCGCACGTCCTTGCCAGAGCGATAACGCAATAATCGCGCCCAGCGCCCCTGCCAGCAGCAGCGGCGTAAATGACCAGACCTGCCAGAGCGCGCGCCCTTCACCTGACACCAGGCGGTTAGGCGCGACATTCACAAACGGAAGCGCAACGGCCACGATAGCGACACCGGTCAGCATCAGCAGAACGCGGTTATGACATTTTATTGGCACAGCCCTGTCCTGTTACTTCGCAAGCCCTTGTTGTTTCAGGAAGTCGGCAGCCACTTTTTTGGCATCCAGCCCCTCGACGGCAATACTGGCGTTGAGCTGTTGCAGCGTTTTCTCATCCAGTTTTTCAAAGACCGGTTTGAGCCACGCGCCAATCTCCGGGTACGCCTTCAGCGTGGCTTCACGCACGACAGGTGCTGGAGCATAAATTGGCTGAACGCCTTTCGGATCGGTCAGGGTTTGCAGGCCAAGCGCCGCAACCGGGCCATCGGTCCCGTAGGCCATAGCGGCATTCACCCCGGAGGTTTGCTGCGCCGCTGCTTTGATAGTCACTGCCGTATCGCCCCCGGCCAGAGAGAGCAACTGGCTCTGATCAAGTTTAAAGTCATAGGCTTTTTCAAACGCCGGAAGCGCGTCTGGCCGCTCGATAAACTCAGCGGACGCGGCGAGCTTAAAGTCGCCCTTCTCTTTGAGGTAACGACTCAGATCGTCAAGCGACGTCAGCTTGCCTTTTTCGGCAAGATCTTTGCGCACGGCAATGGTCCAGGTGTTGTTGGCAGGCGCTGGGGTCAGCCAGACCAGCTTGTTCTGATCCGCATCCAGCTTTTTGACTTTTTCATAGCCGGCCTGCGCATTTTTCCAGGCAGGATCGTTCTCATCTTTGAAGAAGAAGGCCCCGTTGCCGGTATATTCAGGGTAGATATCCAGCTCGCCAGAAGTGATAGCACCACGCACAACGGGCGTTGTGCCAAGCTGTACTTTATTGACCGTTTTGACACCGTGGCTTTCCAGCACCTGCAAGATGATATTGCCAAGCAGCGCACCTTCGGTATCAATCTTAGAACCAACTTTCACCGGCTCCGCCGCCTGTAGCGGCAGGCTCAGCGCTGCCAGAAGTACCGCTGAGCCAGTGATCCCCTTTGCAATCGTCATTGGGCTTTCCTCATTATTTTGCCGCCTTTTTCATAGGCTTGAGAGAAAAGCGTAGCCTAAAAACCAGAATTCAGCCTTCTTCCGGTAAGGTCAGCGGCACACTCAGCAGGCTGGCGGCAAAATAGAGAATGGCGATCACCCATAACGTGCCCTCCACACCAAGCGGGACAACGCAGAGTGTGACAATCAGCGGCCCGACAAAATTACTTAACCCGGAGCCCAGATTCAGACAGGAGATGGCCGCCCCTTTGTTGTGAGGTAACAGAGAAGGTATCAGCGCGCTCAGCGGGCCAAACGCCCCAAGACCAATGGCATATAACACCAGCGCCATAAACAGGGCTGTTTCACTGTTGCCAAACCACACCGGCGCGTAACAGACGGCAAGCATCGCCAGCCCGCACAGCGTGCCCGAGAACCAGACCACCGTCTTGCGCCAGCCGATAGTGTCCCCAAGCCAGCCGAAGAAGTAGTTGGCGAAGATATTGACCACGTTCACCAGCCCCCAGATGCCCAGCCACTGGGCGATGCTGAAACCAAAGCGCGGCAGGTAGACCGGCATCAGGATCACCAGCGAGAACTTGCCGATGTCATTGATGGTTTTGACGATAACCGCAAGGCGCATTTTTGGCTCGCGTACCAGCACCAGTAATCCTTCCGCCAGCGCGGTGCCAAGCCTGCCCTCGTGCTGCCACTGCGGACGATCACGGTTGAGCACCAGCGCGCAAAACGCCCCCAGCACCACAAATACAAAGCCGCTAAGCAGCGTGGCGGTTTCGCCAATAACAGGCAACATCACGCCGGAATACCACGGCCCGACAATGGTCATCCCCACGCCGAAGGCAATCCAGAACCAGGAGACCGCGCGGCCAAGAATACCTGGCTCACAGCGCTGGTTGACCCACACCAGAAACGAATAGGCAAACAGAGGATACGCCACGCCGCGCAGAGCGTAGCTCGCCACCATCAGCGGGTAATGCCCCTGCGGCAGCGCCCAGCCAATAAACGGGACTGAGCCGATAAAGTAAATCAGCGTAGCGACCCACATCAGACGACGCAGCCCGAGCACGCCCGCACCAATGCCGGAGAACCACGACACCAGCGCCACACACAAGCCAAAGACCGACGAAAGCAGGCTGATATGCACCGCATCAAACCCACGGTGCTGTAACAACGAGGCGAGCCAGCTTTGTTCGATAGTCGCCCCGGTAATAAACAAGAAAATGCCAAAAAATCCCCAGCACAACTCACGGGGCAGCCCTAACCGGGCCCAGATCCCCTGCTGGATAATCATACTGTGTTCTGTCATGTCAGTTCATCTTAAGCAGGCCGGGCGCACGAGCCCGGCCAAATCAGAAAGTCAGGCGTTTTCCAGTTGCCCGGCCAGTTTGCGGGCAAGCATCCGCTTGCGATTGAGGTAGCCGACGGTGTTTTCACCCCAGCAATGTTCGTATGGCATCCCGGTCAGGCTTTCGATCACCGCCCGGTTTTCTGTGCTCACGGTGGCCTTACTGCCGCCCTGTTTCAGACGCGC encodes:
- a CDS encoding MFS transporter, which encodes MTEHSMIIQQGIWARLGLPRELCWGFFGIFLFITGATIEQSWLASLLQHRGFDAVHISLLSSVFGLCVALVSWFSGIGAGVLGLRRLMWVATLIYFIGSVPFIGWALPQGHYPLMVASYALRGVAYPLFAYSFLVWVNQRCEPGILGRAVSWFWIAFGVGMTIVGPWYSGVMLPVIGETATLLSGFVFVVLGAFCALVLNRDRPQWQHEGRLGTALAEGLLVLVREPKMRLAVIVKTINDIGKFSLVILMPVYLPRFGFSIAQWLGIWGLVNVVNIFANYFFGWLGDTIGWRKTVVWFSGTLCGLAMLAVCYAPVWFGNSETALFMALVLYAIGLGAFGPLSALIPSLLPHNKGAAISCLNLGSGLSNFVGPLIVTLCVVPLGVEGTLWVIAILYFAASLLSVPLTLPEEG
- a CDS encoding ABC transporter permease codes for the protein MKWVRDPLIWLVLVFAALLILMPHSARVFSALFPGLPRPVYQQESFINLTLAHFWLVAVSSVLAIVLGVGAGIVVTRPSGREFRPLVETIAAIGQTFPPVAVLAIAVPVIGFGQEPAIIALILYGVLPILQGTLAGISAVPASVMSVAEGMGMSAWQRLRNVELPLAAPVIIAGIRTSVIINIGTATIASTVGANTLGTPIIIGLSGFNTAYIVQGAVLVALAAIVVDRGFERLANYLSRHRREQ
- a CDS encoding protein YohO, producing MKATKLAVITLFVLMAVSGIGGVMLAGYSFIVRGGVG
- a CDS encoding ABC transporter substrate-binding protein, with translation MTIAKGITGSAVLLAALSLPLQAAEPVKVGSKIDTEGALLGNIILQVLESHGVKTVNKVQLGTTPVVRGAITSGELDIYPEYTGNGAFFFKDENDPAWKNAQAGYEKVKKLDADQNKLVWLTPAPANNTWTIAVRKDLAEKGKLTSLDDLSRYLKEKGDFKLAASAEFIERPDALPAFEKAYDFKLDQSQLLSLAGGDTAVTIKAAAQQTSGVNAAMAYGTDGPVAALGLQTLTDPKGVQPIYAPAPVVREATLKAYPEIGAWLKPVFEKLDEKTLQQLNASIAVEGLDAKKVAADFLKQQGLAK
- a CDS encoding ABC transporter permease encodes the protein MPIKCHNRVLLMLTGVAIVAVALPFVNVAPNRLVSGEGRALWQVWSFTPLLLAGALGAIIALSLWQGRAAQWLTLILCEALFIVLFWGAGLAATQMVSAESPLARTSVGSGLWLWLALCLLASSDAIRRLTPHAVWRWVLNAQIWSIPLLLLFSGALDNLSLLKEYANRQDIFDDALAQHLTILFGTLFPALLLGLPLGIWCYRHPARQGAVFALLNVIQTIPSVALFGLLIAPLAGLVKSFPLLASLGIAGTGLTPALIALVLYALLPLVRGVVAGLSQVAPNVLESAQAMGMSTRQCFWKIQLPIALPLLLRSLRVVAVQTVGMAVIAALIGAGGFGALVFQGLLSSALDLVLLGVVPAIALAVVVDALFALWLALLRGREND
- the metG gene encoding methionine--tRNA ligase; this translates as MTQVAKKILVTCALPYANGSIHLGHMLEHIQADVWVRYQRMRGHQVNFICADDAHGTPIMLKAQQLGVSPEQMIAEMSQEHQTDFAGFDISYDNYHSTHSDENRELSELIYSRLKENGFIKNRTISQLYDPEKGMFLPDRFVKGTCPKCKSPDQYGDNCEVCGATYSPTELIEPKSVVSGATPVMRDSEHFFFDLPSFSEMLQAWTRSGALQEQVANKMQEWFESGLQQWDISRDAPYFGFEIPNAPGKYFYVWLDAPIGYMGSFKNLCDKRGDTVSFDEYWKKDSDAELYHFIGKDIVYFHSLFWPAMLEGSNFRKPTNLFVHGYVTVNGAKMSKSRGTFIKASTWLNHFDADSLRYYYTAKLSSRIDDIDLNLEDFVQRVNADIVNKVVNLASRNAGFIAKRFDGVMAAELADPALYKTFTDAAATIGDAWEAREFGKAVREIMALADLANRYVDEQAPWVVAKQEGRDADLQAICSMGINLFRVLMTYLKPVLPQLAARAEAFLNTELTWDAIAQPLLSHKVNTFKALYNRIEMKQVEALVEASKEEVKAAAAPVTGPLADDPIQETITFDDFAKVDLRVALIENAEFVDGSDKLLRLTLDLGGEKRNVFSGIRSAYPDPQVLIGRQTVMVANLAPRKMRFGISEGMVMAAGPGGKDIFLLSPDEGAKPGQQVK
- the btsR gene encoding two-component system response regulator BtsR; the encoded protein is MLKVLIVDDEPLARENLRILLQEQSDIEIVGECANAIEAIGAVHKLRPDVLFLDIQMPRISGLEMVGMLDPEHRPYIVFLTAFDEYAVKAFEEHAFDYLLKPIEEKRLEKTLILLRQERTVQDVTLLPENQQPLKFIPCTGHSRIYLLQMDDVAFVSSRMSGVFVTSAEGNEGFTELTLRTLESRTPLIRCHRQYLVNMAHLKEIRLEDNGQAELVLRAGQTVPVSRRYLKSLKEAIGL
- the mlrA gene encoding HTH-type transcriptional regulator MlrA, which translates into the protein MALYTIGEVALLCDINPVTLRAWQRRYGLLKPQRTDGGHRLFNDADIDRIREIKSWIDNGVQVGKVKSLLSQDDPDTQHIWREQQETLLRLLQAGNLQRLRAWIKEQGRDYPAQTLITHLFIPLRRRLQCQQSTLQALLSMLDGVLINYISVCLASARNKNGKDALVVGWNVHDTTRLWLEAWIATQQGWRVDVLAHSLAQLRPEFFDGQTLLVWCGEVPTASQQQLLTEWREHGYPVYSLGPNES
- a CDS encoding sensor histidine kinase, giving the protein MYEFNLVLLLLQQMCVFLVIAWLMSKTRLFIPLMQVTVRLPHKLLCYVTFSIFCIMGTYFGLHIEDSIANTRAIGAVMGGLLGGPVVGGLVGLTGGLHRYSMGGMTALSCMISTIVEGLLGGLVHSYMIKRGRPDKVFSPITAGAITFVAEMAQMAIILLIARPFEDALHLVNSIAAPMMVTNTVGAALFMRILLDKRAMFEKYTSAFSATALKVAASTEGILRQGFNEENSMKVAQVLYKELDIGAVAITDRERLLAFTGTGDDHHLPGKPISSTYTLRAIETGEVVYADGNEVPYRCSLHPHCKLGSTLVIPLRGENQHVMGTIKLYEAKNRLFSSINRTLGEGIAQLLSAQILAGQYERQKALLTQSEIKLLHAQVNPHFLFNALNTLKAVIRRDSDQAAQLVQYLSTFFRKNLKRPSEIVTLADEIEHVNAYLQIEQARFQSRLHVSLSVPDELAYQHLPAFTLQPIVENAIKHGTSQLLGIGEITISASCFNHHLVLDIEDNAGLYQPTASGGLGMSLVDKRLRAHFGDACGITVACEPDRFTRITLRLPLEENAC
- a CDS encoding DUF1456 family protein, with protein sequence MLSNDILRSLRYTLKANNNDMVRILTLADMESTSAGFDTWMTKEDEEGFVRCPDIILSGFLNGLIYHKRGKDESAPELALERRVNNNTVLKKLRIAFSLKTDDILAIMTEQKFRVSMPEITAMMRAPDHKNYRECGDQFMRYFLRGLTVREHAKKA
- a CDS encoding ABC transporter ATP-binding protein, which translates into the protein MIEFHDVSKTFAGRPAVSHLNLHFEEGAFSVLIGTSGSGKSTTLKMINRLVEHDSGLIRFAGEEIRSLPVLELRRRMGYAIQSIGLFPHWTVAQNIATVPQLEKWTRQKINARVDELMALLGLEPVLRDRYPHQLSGGQQQRVGVARALATNPQVLLMDEPFGALDPVTRSALQAEMTRIHRILGRTIILVTHDIDEALQLADRLILMDNGEVIQQGTPLEILTRPANDFVREFFGRSELGVRLLSLRTVGEAMHRQETQTGGEPLLEHMSLRDALSAFVARQCDVLPVADVQGKLCGTLYFRDLLVGEVAREVGA